The genomic region AGGGCGTTGGCCAGCTCGTTCCCGGGGGGCAGGCGGCTGCCGGGGCTGATGCCGTCGGGCAGCGGGACCGCGGCCACGTACGGCAGCTCGGCCGGCCGCCGGCCGGCGGCGTCGAGCACGGTGCCGTCGGCGGCGACCAGCCAGAACACGCTGCCGCTGGAGATGCTGGCCACCGGCGGCCGCTCGCTGACGGTGATGCGGAGGCTGGAGGGGTAGTCGCGGGCCACGCGCACGGCCGCCACCCGGGGCAGGGCGGCCACCCGGGCCCGGATGGCGGCCAGGTCGAGCCCCAGGTAGGGCTCGCCCAGGCGGACCTGGCTGGCCGCGACGACCTCGGCCTGGGTGACCGCCCGGGCGCCCTCGACCCGGACGTCGCTGAGGCCGAACAGGGGCGTGCGGATCAGGTAGG from Actinomycetota bacterium harbors:
- a CDS encoding FtsQ-type POTRA domain-containing protein → IAERRKAIIAARVRRRRRILGWAVAAIALAVGVAYLIRTPLFGLSDVRVEGARAVTQAEVVAASQVRLGEPYLGLDLAAIRARVAALPRVAAVRVARDYPSSLRITVSERPPVASISSGSVFWLVAADGTVLDAAGRRPAELPYVAAVPLPDGISPGSRLPPGNELANALTALGGMAPQLKRQVNGVNARSLDSLEFTLKDGSRVLYGLAVDQPAKDAAVLLVRRTLKREGREVQRIDVRNPSAPTVRATPGE